Genomic DNA from Halobaculum sp. MBLA0147:
GTGTAGCCGAGGCCAGGTGGCACCGATCCGACGGGGTGGGTTCGTCCGCACCCCGTCTGTCGGCTCGTGTCGTCGACGACGGCTCACCTCTCGCGTCCCACCAGACTACGGTGTCGAACCGACTCGTTTACCAACAGTGACGCCGACCGACCGAGCGTGAGCGACGAGCCAACAGTGCCCGTGGTCTGCCCGACGTGTGACACGGAGACGACGGTCCCGCTCGCGGAGGTAGAAGACGCCGTCGAGAGTCACAACGACCGCCTCCACGACGGCGAGGCGGTCGCCGAGGTCGACCCCGCGCTCGCCGAACAACTCGCCGACGTGATCGCGGAGGACATGGGACTGCTCGACGAGGAGTGAGGAGACGGCCGCTCGCCCGCAGACGGACGCGCCCCGAGGCGGCCGTCGACCCGTCGACGAGCGTGATCCGAGACGGCTGCCCACCAACCGCCGGACACCCGCAGACTCAGCCGGACTCGGCGCGGTGTTCGGAGATGATCTCGTCGACCATCTCGGCGGTCTGCTGGCGTTCGCGCTCTTCGGCACGACGCTCCCAGTCGTCGATCACCGCCTGCACGTCGCTCTCGCGGGCGACGGCGAGGTCGTCGACCTCCTGCATCTGTACGTCCTCGGCGGGGCCGACCGGCACGTCCGCCTCGAACAACACCTCGTCGGCGGCGTCCGAGAGCCCACCCGAGCGCAACACGACGCGCGGGTCCGTGGCGACGAGCCGTTCTGCGGTCGCTCGACCCGCGCCGGAGGCGTCGCGCAAGTACACCACGTCGCCCGAGGCGAGCCCGTACTGCTCGTCGGCCGCGCGGATGTCGTCTTTCGTGAACTGCTCGACGACCTTCACCGGGACGAGGTCGCGGCCCTCGGCCACGTCCGCGAAGTCGTCGTGGTCGAGCTTCCACAGCGTCTTCAGCCGCGCGAGCTTCTCCTCCATCGCCTCGAGGTCCGCCCGTGCCTCGTCGCGTTGTCGCTCCAGGCGGTCGTTCTCGCGCCGGAGTCGCGTCACCTCCCGGTCGCGGCGCGCCTCGCGGCGCTCCTCGCGGCGGGCGTCGGACAGCTCCGTCTCCAACTCCGCGATCCGGTCGTCCTTCTCGTCGAGTTCCGCCTGGAGGTCGTCCGTGTGGCTCTGGAGCCGCTCGACCTGCGCCTCCAACTCGCGGATGCGCCGCTCCTCCTCGCTCAACTCCGGCTCCTCGTGGCCGTCGTCGTCCTCCTCGGGCTCCGGGTCGTCGCTCAACTCCCGGAGCACCGCCTCGACGGACGCCTCCCCGGAGACGACGCGGGCGATCACCTCGTCGCGGTCGACCCCGGCGGGCACCTTGCGGGCGATCCGCTCGAACTGGTCCTCGTGGTCGTCGAGCGCGTACAGCGCCGCCGCCATCGCGTCCCGCTCGTGGTCGTTCTCGTAGTCGTACTCGCGCGTCCGGTGGAGCTTCTCGTCGACCGGCAGGTCCGTCTCCGGGGTCCACCCGGCGGCGTCGAACGAGCGCCGGAACTGCTCGACCGTCTCCGGCATCGGCGTCACGTCCGCCGCGACGACGATCGGCCGACCCCGCTCGACGAGCCACTCGATCACGTCCGCGGTGTCGGCGGTTCGCGTCGAGTGGACGTCGTGGACCTGCCCGTCGAGCCCGACGACGGCGACGGCTGTCGTCGTCCCCGGGTCGATCCCGACGAGGACGTGGTCGCGCCGCTGGACCAGCGGCTCGAACTCGATCCCGTCCTTCCGCTCGCGGTCGATCTCGATCCGCGTGTCGCCAGCGCGTTCCCGCGAGACCGGCAGTTCCTCCGGCGTCGCCTCGACGGTGAAGACGGCGTTCTGGAACCCCCCGTACTTCTCCGTCACGTCGCGTTCGTACGCGAGGTTCGCGTCCTCGAGCATCGACTCCACCTCGCGGGCACGCTTCTTCACGTTGCCGTGGATGCGGCGGGTGTAGCGGTCCTGACTCCAGCCGCCGGAGCCGGTCGAGCGACCGCGCGAGACCTTCACCGTCGTCGTGTCCGCGAAGGCGGTCACCTCGTAGCCGACGTTGGCGGCCGCGAGCCGGGCGGCCGCCTCCGCCTCCTGCATCGGGTCGTCGCCGTACGGGACGCCGTGGCGGGCCGCGACCCGCGAGAGCGGCTCCGGGCGCTCGTCGCCGGTCACCTGGACCAGCGACGTACCGCCCGGCAGCGAGCGGAGGAAGCGGACGAGCGCGTCCTTGTCGGCCGCGAGCTCGTACATGTTGTCCGTCCCCACCAGCGCGGGTTCGACCTCGTCGATCCGCCGCCGGAGCTTCCGGTGGCTCACCACGTCGCGTGTCACCGCCTCCCCGTCGAACTCGACCAGCGCGTAAGAGGGACTGTCCCCCCGAACGTCGCCGCTCTGTACGTCGACACCGAACACGACCGAGTCGAGCGCACTCGTCCGGGCGTTCACGCACCACCGTACGGGTGTGAGTGACAAAAACTCCGCGGGGGTGGCGACCGCCGAGCCGACGGTCGACGCGAGGTGGGTCCAGGCGCGACACAGACTTTTGACGAACCAGTCCCTTGCGGCCGGTATGCCGACCGACCCGTCCGTCCTCTGTCTCCCCCCGAGCGAGGAGGACGGCGACGAACTCGCCGCCGCTCTCGCGGACGCCGAGGCCGTCACTACCACGGTCGCGTCCCCCACAGATCCGCCAGAGGATCCCGCCTCGTCGTTCGACTGTGTGGTGGTCACACCCGCGTCGCTCGACGAACCGGCCGTCGAGACGGTCGTGGGGAAGCCGCTGCCGGTGGTGCTCACGGACGGCGGGACAGACGTGCTCCCGGAGACGGTCGCTCGCGTGGCGACCGGAGAGCGTCGCCCGACCGCGGACAACCCGATCGAGAGCGGCGGGCTGCTCGACCCGGCAGAGAGCGACGACGACACGACGCCCGGCGCGGCGACGGCGGAGGCGAGCACGGCGGGGCCGGCGGCCGCGGGGACCGACGCCTCGGGGTTCGCGGCCGCCGCCGAGGAGACGTTCGACCCCGAGGTGCTCAAGCGGGCCGTCGACGCCGCACAGACGCCGCTGACGCTCAGCGATCCGAGCCGTCCGGACAACCCGATGGTGTACGTCAACGAGGCGTTCGAGCGGGTGACCGGCTACGACGCCGAGGCGTGTCTCGGGCGCAACTGCCGGTTCCTGCAGGGGCCGGAGACGGACGAGCGGGCCGTCGAGCAGATCAGGGCGGCCATCGACGCCCGCGAGCCGGTCACGGTGGAGTTGACGAACTACACCGCCGACGGGGAGCCGTTCCGCAACCGGCTCACCGTCACGCCGGTGTACGACGACGGGGAGTTGGTCCACTTCCTCGGCTCACAGGAGGACGTGACCGACGAGTGGCGGGCGCGCCGCGACGCCGAGTTGGTGCGGAGTCTCGTCAACGAGGCCAACGACCTCGTGTTGGTGACGGACCCGGAGACCGGCGAGATCGTCGACGCGAACCGGACGGCCTGCGAGGAGTTGGGGTACGACTACGCGACGCTGACGGACATGACGCCGGCCGGCGTCGACCCGCGGTTCGACGACGCCGACGACTACCGCGCGTACCTCGACGACGGCGACGGCGCCATCGAGCAGTCGACCACCGAGGGCCGCTTCCAGCGCGCGGACGGCTCGACGTTCCCCGTCGAGGTGACCGGCCGCGTCACGGAGTTCGACGGCCGGCAGTACCGGCTCGCCATCGCACGCGACATCACGGAGCGGAAGCGGCGCGAGCGCCGCCGACGCGAGCTGTCGGCCGCCATCGAGGAGCTGTACGCGGTCGACAGCCAGACCGCGGTGGCGGACACGGCCGTCGAGATCACCGCGCGGGCGCTGGACCTGGAACTGTCGGCGGTCCGGCTCCGCGACGAGACCGGCCACCGGCTGGAGCCGGTGGCGATCAGCCCCGCGGCGGTGGACGCCGCCGCCGACGACGCCGAACTCGCGGCCGCGTTCCCCGCCTACGACATCGACGGCTCCGCACCCCACGCGGAGGCGTACGCGACGGGCGAGCCGGTTCGGGTCACGGACACGGCGGTGCTCACCGACGGCCACGAGCGGCCGGCGGTGGACGCGTTGGTGTGTCTCCCGTTGGGCGCCCACGGCGTGTTCAGCGTCGGCGCGCACGCCGACGAGACGCTCACGGACGGGGACGTGGAGCTGTTGGAACTGTTCGCGGGCAACGTCCGCGCCGCACTCGACAGGCTGGCCGTCGAGCGGCGTGTTCGCGAGCAGCGCGACGACCTGCAGGTGCTCAACCAGATGGTGCGCCACGACATCCGCAACGACCTGCAGGCGACGCTGGCGTTCGCCGAGACCATCGCCGACGTGGGCGAGGGTGACGTGGCCGAGTTCGCCGACCGGATCGTCGAGTCGACGCGCAACGCGATGGAGTTGACCAAGACCGCCCGCGACCTCGGCGAGACGATGCTCCAACCGGAGCGCGAACGGAAGCCGATCCCGTTGCGCGGGACGGTTCAGTCGCAACTCGACGAGGTGCGCTCGACCGCACAGGGGGCGGTGATCACCACCGACGGGACGATCCCGCGGGTGGACGTGCTCGCCGACGACATGTTCGACTCGGCCGTGCGGAACCTCCTGACGAACGCGGTCGAACACAACGACGGCGCCGTCCCGGAGGTGACCGTGTCCGCGACGGTCGAGGAGGGGGACGACGACGGTCCCGACCGCTGGGCGACACTGCGGGTCGCCGACGACGGGCCGGGTGTGCCGCCAGACCGGCGCGAGGAGATCTTCGGGAAGGGGGAGAAGGGCCTCGACAGCGAGGGCACCGGGATCGGACTGTACCTCGTCCAGACGCTCGCCGAGAACGCCGGCGGCGAGGTGTGGGTCGAGGACGGCGACCCGGAGGGAGCGGTGTTCGTCCTCCGACTCCCGGTCGCGGAGCGAGACGACTGGGCCGGCGGCGGAGACGGCGGCGTAGGCGACGAGTCGGTCGTCGGCGTCGGCGGCGTCGAGGGTGTCGAGAGTACACAGGGCGCCGAGAGTGTAGCGAGTGCCGAGAGTGCCGGGAGCGCAGAGAGTGGCGACGACACCGACGCGTTCGCTGCGGCGATCGGCCCGGAGACGACCGATCCCGTCGAGAACGGCTACGACGGCAGTGGTGGCGAGGACGGACACGGCGGCGAGGCTGCAGAGGACGACGCCGCCACGGAAGGTGAGAGCGACGGCGGAGACGACGGTGGTGACGCCGCGGAAGGTAATGGCGACGGCGAAGACGACGGCGGCGACGCCCGGGCCTGAGCGGTCGGTCGCGGTGGGGGACGGAGTCACGTCGTCGCCCGGTCGGGTGCGTCTCGACGCTACCCACTCCCGTCAGTCGTCGTCCGTCCCCGGCTCGCCGGTCGCGGCGTCGGTGCCGCGTTCGGCCATCGTCTCAGCGAGACGATCGATACGTAGAGTGTATCTTCGCGAAATCTGTCCGAGACGGCGTGTCGTCGTACGAAGAACATAGATAGAAACTGCGTCAAATTCTTAACCTTATAATATGACTATAGACACGTGACAGACGATAAAACGAGAGACGATATAGCAATACGTGTCGATCGTCTTCACAAAACGTTCGGTGGGGAGGACGGCACGACTGCCGTCGACGGGGTCAGTTTCGAGGTCCCCTCGGGATCTGTCGTCGGAATCCTCGGTCCGAACGGTGCCGGGAAGACGACGACGATCAAGTCGATTCTCGGCTTAGTCCAGCCCGACGCAGGTGAGATAGAGGTCTCGAACATCGACGTACGAGAACAGCCGCGGGCTGCCTACGCTCGGATGGGTGCGATACTCGAGGGCGCACGGAACATCTACTGGCGGCTCACCGTCCGCGAGAATCTCGAGTTCTTCGCAGGGTTAGGAGGAGATCACCCGGAGCGTCTACGAGAACGTCACGACAGGTTACTCGAGCGGTTCGAACTCGCCGACTGGGCGGACACGCCTGTCCGGGAACTCTCACGGGGAATGAAGCAGAAGGTGTCTCTCGCCACGACACTCGCGAGAGATGTCGACGTCGTGTTCATGGACGAACCGACTCTCGGTCTCGACGTGGAAGCGTCGGTCGAACTCCGGTCCGAACTCCGACGGCTGTCGGCTGACGAGGAGGTGACAGTCGTCCTGACCAGTCACGACATGGACGTGATCGAACAGGTCTGTGACAGTGTGATACTACTCACCGACGGGTCCGTACTCACACACGAAGAGGTCGATCGGTTGATCGACACGTTCCGGACCAAGGAGTACCGTGTGACGCTCGCGGCACCCGTCTCCGACGACGTTCGCCGGCGTGTCGAACGTGTTACAGACGCGGACTGGGAGCGCAGCGGTGATCGCGTGTCGGTAGCGTTCCGGGCACCCAGAGGCGAGACGGTCTACGACGTGGTCGAGCTGCTCTCCGACGCCGGCATCGAACTACGTGACATCGAGTCGATGGAGCCGAACCTCGAAGATGTCTTCCTCCACCTAACCGAGGAGACGACGGAGTCGTCGGAGTTCGACGGCCTCGATCAGGTGGCAGAACGGGGGCGATCGTGACTATGACCCGATCAGAGTCTGGACACTCGGGTTCGCTGTGGCTGTTGTTCCGTACGATCTCGCAGAAGGCGATCGTCACGATGGTTCGGTACCCAGTCGACACGGCTTCGCAGTTCGTCGGGTTGTTCGTTCTGTTCCTGTTGGTCTTCTTCGGCGGTACCGCAGTCGGTGGTCAGCAGTTCTCGGACAGTCTCGAAGGGGTCGTGATCGGATTCTTCCTCTTCACCGTCGCCTCGGGGGCGTACGCCGGTGTGGCGAACAGTGTCTCCACCGAGTCCGAGTGGGGGACACTGGAACGCCTCTACATCTCTCCGTACCGGTTCGGTACGGTCGTCGCCGTGGATGCACTGGTAAACGTCGTGATCAGTGTCCTCTGGGCCGTCGTGCTGTTGGTCCTGATGATGGGAGTCACCGGTCGGTGGCTCAGCGTCGATCCACTCACTGTTGTGCCCTTGTTGGTCGCAACCGTCACACCGGTCTTGGGACTCGGGTTCGCGTTCGGCGGTGCGGCGTTGGTGTACAAACGAATCGAGAGCGTGTTCCAGTTGGTGCAGTTCGCGTTCGTCGCACTCATCGCTGCACCGGTCGGTGAAGTCTGGATACTCCGACTGTTACCCGCCTCACACGGAGCCTACCTCACCCGCCGAGCGATCGAGTCGAACCGCAGTCTACTCGAGTTTCCATCCGGGGAGATCGCGCTCGTCTTCACGACTGCGATCGTCTACTTCACCGTGGGTTACTACGTGTTCGTGCGTGCGACGACGGTCGCCCGTAGTCGCGGTGTGATGGGACACTACTGACGGCACACGCCGCTCCCGTCGGCCGGAAACCCGTCTCTCATCCGTTGCTCGGCGGACTCCCCGTCGTCAGACACGCCCACCCGGTGAATTCGTCCTCCCGAGTACTATAATGTAAATTATGTAAAAGTCTAATACGTTCTACAGTAATTGTACCGTGTGCACGTCCAAAGCACACGTGATGTGATTCACAGGAGCATGGAGAGCGAACAGTTCGTGCAGGCGTTGCAGCACGGGGACCCCGACCTCGACAACCTCGATCTGTCCGAGGAGGAGAAAGACGCGATCCGCTCCGACGACGACAGCGACATTCAGGAGTTGATCGGGACGATCAAGTCCGACGTCCTCGTCGCGGTCGTAGTCACGATCGCCCGAGCATAGAGGGAGCAACCCCCTTGTCCATCTTGTATATGTACATTTATGTCTCTCCGACAAATATGCGTTAACTACAAGTAGATATAACACACACTGAGGAATACATGTCAGAAGCTTCTGACATTCAGACGGTGTTGGACCGATCTATGAACGACGAGAAGTTCCTCCAACAGTTCAACTCGGATCCAGAAGCTGCTCTCGCCGAGATGGACGTGAGCGAAGAGGCCGAGGAGAGCCTGAAGGCGGAGGAAGACGGGAGTATCTACGACTACCTCGACTCGCTCAATATGGCAACCGTGTACACGATCACGATCACCTACGTCTCGAGAAAGCGGGACTGACTGAACAGATTCTCGTTATCATGGACGGCTTCGACAACCCGGTAGACATCTACATCGTCGGGACTGGCATGGTGGGGTACCGGCAGATGACCGAAGAGGCGGAGGCTGCGCTCCGAAACTCGGAGACGGCGTACTTGATCCACTACCAGAAGGTGGTCGCCGACTACGTCGAGGACACCGTCGCGTCCGAACTGGGCGACGTGTCTGGAGAACTGATACAGTTGACCGACGAGTACCAGGAAGACGAGGACCGAGCGAACACGTACGAGCGCATGGCGGCACGGGTTATGGATGGTGCCGAAGCGGCGGA
This window encodes:
- a CDS encoding DUF460 domain-containing protein → MNARTSALDSVVFGVDVQSGDVRGDSPSYALVEFDGEAVTRDVVSHRKLRRRIDEVEPALVGTDNMYELAADKDALVRFLRSLPGGTSLVQVTGDERPEPLSRVAARHGVPYGDDPMQEAEAAARLAAANVGYEVTAFADTTTVKVSRGRSTGSGGWSQDRYTRRIHGNVKKRAREVESMLEDANLAYERDVTEKYGGFQNAVFTVEATPEELPVSRERAGDTRIEIDRERKDGIEFEPLVQRRDHVLVGIDPGTTTAVAVVGLDGQVHDVHSTRTADTADVIEWLVERGRPIVVAADVTPMPETVEQFRRSFDAAGWTPETDLPVDEKLHRTREYDYENDHERDAMAAALYALDDHEDQFERIARKVPAGVDRDEVIARVVSGEASVEAVLRELSDDPEPEEDDDGHEEPELSEEERRIRELEAQVERLQSHTDDLQAELDEKDDRIAELETELSDARREERREARRDREVTRLRRENDRLERQRDEARADLEAMEEKLARLKTLWKLDHDDFADVAEGRDLVPVKVVEQFTKDDIRAADEQYGLASGDVVYLRDASGAGRATAERLVATDPRVVLRSGGLSDAADEVLFEADVPVGPAEDVQMQEVDDLAVARESDVQAVIDDWERRAEERERQQTAEMVDEIISEHRAESG
- a CDS encoding ABC transporter ATP-binding protein, translating into MTDDKTRDDIAIRVDRLHKTFGGEDGTTAVDGVSFEVPSGSVVGILGPNGAGKTTTIKSILGLVQPDAGEIEVSNIDVREQPRAAYARMGAILEGARNIYWRLTVRENLEFFAGLGGDHPERLRERHDRLLERFELADWADTPVRELSRGMKQKVSLATTLARDVDVVFMDEPTLGLDVEASVELRSELRRLSADEEVTVVLTSHDMDVIEQVCDSVILLTDGSVLTHEEVDRLIDTFRTKEYRVTLAAPVSDDVRRRVERVTDADWERSGDRVSVAFRAPRGETVYDVVELLSDAGIELRDIESMEPNLEDVFLHLTEETTESSEFDGLDQVAERGRS
- a CDS encoding PAS domain S-box protein → MPTDPSVLCLPPSEEDGDELAAALADAEAVTTTVASPTDPPEDPASSFDCVVVTPASLDEPAVETVVGKPLPVVLTDGGTDVLPETVARVATGERRPTADNPIESGGLLDPAESDDDTTPGAATAEASTAGPAAAGTDASGFAAAAEETFDPEVLKRAVDAAQTPLTLSDPSRPDNPMVYVNEAFERVTGYDAEACLGRNCRFLQGPETDERAVEQIRAAIDAREPVTVELTNYTADGEPFRNRLTVTPVYDDGELVHFLGSQEDVTDEWRARRDAELVRSLVNEANDLVLVTDPETGEIVDANRTACEELGYDYATLTDMTPAGVDPRFDDADDYRAYLDDGDGAIEQSTTEGRFQRADGSTFPVEVTGRVTEFDGRQYRLAIARDITERKRRERRRRELSAAIEELYAVDSQTAVADTAVEITARALDLELSAVRLRDETGHRLEPVAISPAAVDAAADDAELAAAFPAYDIDGSAPHAEAYATGEPVRVTDTAVLTDGHERPAVDALVCLPLGAHGVFSVGAHADETLTDGDVELLELFAGNVRAALDRLAVERRVREQRDDLQVLNQMVRHDIRNDLQATLAFAETIADVGEGDVAEFADRIVESTRNAMELTKTARDLGETMLQPERERKPIPLRGTVQSQLDEVRSTAQGAVITTDGTIPRVDVLADDMFDSAVRNLLTNAVEHNDGAVPEVTVSATVEEGDDDGPDRWATLRVADDGPGVPPDRREEIFGKGEKGLDSEGTGIGLYLVQTLAENAGGEVWVEDGDPEGAVFVLRLPVAERDDWAGGGDGGVGDESVVGVGGVEGVESTQGAESVASAESAGSAESGDDTDAFAAAIGPETTDPVENGYDGSGGEDGHGGEAAEDDAATEGESDGGDDGGDAAEGNGDGEDDGGDARA
- a CDS encoding ABC transporter permease; this encodes MTRSESGHSGSLWLLFRTISQKAIVTMVRYPVDTASQFVGLFVLFLLVFFGGTAVGGQQFSDSLEGVVIGFFLFTVASGAYAGVANSVSTESEWGTLERLYISPYRFGTVVAVDALVNVVISVLWAVVLLVLMMGVTGRWLSVDPLTVVPLLVATVTPVLGLGFAFGGAALVYKRIESVFQLVQFAFVALIAAPVGEVWILRLLPASHGAYLTRRAIESNRSLLEFPSGEIALVFTTAIVYFTVGYYVFVRATTVARSRGVMGHY